The Deltaproteobacteria bacterium DNA segment GTAGTCGAACCGGAGCTGATTGAATCCGATGATGAGGTCGGCTGCCAGAAGCCGGTCCACCAGTGCTTTGACCTGGCCTTCCTCATAAACCTGGTACCGATCTTCGAGAACGTCGTAGACTACGCCTGCGGCCAGGCCCATGAGGTGACCCTTGTCCCACCCTCCGACCTCGGCGGCCGAACGCCTGGTTTCCAGGTCAAAGACCACCAGCCGCGGCTCAGACGGCTCAGAAGGCTTTAACATTTTCCATTCCCCTTCCATCTTGGGTTCAATTTGATTCCCGGCGGCGCTTAGAGGCCGCTGCCCCAGGAGCACCTCAAGAACCCGCACCGCCGCCTCCTTGTCCAGAGGCTTATTTCCGGACCCGCATTTGGGAGAGTGAATGCAGGACGGACAGCCAGTCTCACACTCACACGACCTGATCAGATCAAGCGTCTGACAAAGTAAATCCTTAAGGATTTCAAAGCCGCTCCGGGCCAGGCCCACGCCCCCGGCATGCCCATCATAAACAAAAACCGCGCCCTTTTCCAGCTCCGGGTGCATGGTGTATGCAATCCCGCCCATGTCGTCGCGGTCGCACAGGGCCACCAGTGGAAAGAGGCCGATGGCCGCGTGTTCGATGGCATGGATGCCGCCCATGTAATGCTGACCCGGATCGAGCGCCGCCAAAACGAAATCCTCGAGTTCGACCCAGAGTCCCTCGGTTTCAAATACCGTTTCGGGCAGGTCCAGGGAGTAAGTGCCCATCAGCTCCTGGCCGCGGATCAGCCGCTTCTCATACCCGACCACCTGAGCGTGAACGCGCAGCCGCCCCAGCTTGGCTAAAAAGTTAGCTACCGGCTTGACCTCCAGCACCTCGAGAATCTCGGTCTCCTTCTCGATCTTGGGCCGGGTGTAATAATTTACGTCAACCTTTTCAGCAAAGACGTTGCGATGTTTCAGGTCCAGACGAGTGATGACCCATGACTCGGCCCGGTGCGAGTAAACCGCGCCGGGATGACATTCGCTGAAGACCCTGGTGGAGTCAATGCCGCCGATAACCTCCCCCGACTTTTCAGAGATGATGGTATATCCTTCGCCGGTGGTCCGGATGTCCACCTGCCGGTGCGGCCGGCGCAGGGAGGAGTAGTAGAACCGGCCATCGGCTGAAAGGAGCAGACGGCCTTGCTGGCAGGCCTGGGCCATGAGCCCGGGCCGCTCCTGGGGGCGGAAGTATTTATCGTTTACGGACAGGGGAAGCTCGGCCGCGGCGCAGGCCAAATGAGCCAGGGTCACCGGTTCGTTGTCCGGGTCCAGCACGGCCGGTTCAAACCCCCGCTTGAAAAAGTCCTCCGGGTGCCGCATGAAGTATTGATCCAGGGCGTCGGGCTGGGCCAGGAGCAACACCGCGGACTCCCGGTCAGACCGGCCGACCCGGCCGCTCCGCTGCCAGGTCCTGACGATGCTGCCCGGATAGCCCACCAGGAGGCAGACTTCCAGAGCGCCGATGTCCAGGCCCAGTTCGAGGGCGCTCGTGGAAATGACCCCCAGCAGTTCGCCGCTGTTCAATTTCTTCTCGATCTCCCTCCGCTCCGAAGGCAGAAACCCGGCCCGGTAAGAGCTGAGCTTTTCAGCGTAATTCGGGGCCATCTGCAAGGCCCAACGGTGCATCAGTTCGGTCAGGCGGCGTGACTGGGTGAAGGCGATGGTCCTGAGCCCGTCCTGGATGGCCCGGACAAAGATGCGGGCCGCGGTCACAGCCGCGCTGGCCTCAGGGTTGATAAAGACAAAATGCTTGCCCGCGCTCGGGGCCCCGGACGCGGTGACGGCCTCACAGGTAAGGCCGGTCAGGGCCTCGGCGAACTGGGCCGCGTTGCCGATGGTGGCCGAAGAAAGAATAAAAACCGGCCGCGCCCCGTACTGATCCAGGACCCGGTGCAAACGCCGCATGATCTGGGCCAGGTGGCTGCCGAAAATGCCGCGATAGGTGTGGATTTCATCTATAACCACAAACCGCAGACTGCTCCAGAATTCAGCCCATTTGTCATGAAAGGCCAGCAGGGACAGGTGAAGCATGTCCGGGTTGGTGATGACGATCTGCGGCAGATTTTCCCTGATCTTCTTGCGCCGGTGAGGGCTGGTGTCGCCGTCGTAGATCGCTGATTTGAATCTAGCCTGAGTTGCCAGGCCGCTCATCTGGTCCAGGACCTTGAGCTGATCCTGCTCCAGGGCCTTGAGGGGGAAGACATAGAGGGCCTTGGCCGCGGGGTCTTCAAGCGCCGCTTCAAAGACCGGCAGGTTGTAGATGAGGCTCTTGCCGCTGGCCGTGGGCGTGGCCGTGACCACGTGCCTGCCTTGCCGCACCAGGTCAATGGCCCGGGCCTGGTGAGCGTAAAGCTCCGCGATGCCCATGCCTCTGAAGGCAGCGTTAAGTGCAGGCGGCAGAGGCCGGTCAAGCCGGGCATAACGGGCCGACTGCGCCGGTATCTCCTCATGCCAGACCACCAGCCTACCAAAATCCCGAGATTTTTTAAGACGATCCAGGAACCTCAACCCACTCTCCCCTGCTCATCGGAAAGGAAATCCCTGGCCGCCTGGATACGCCTGGCCGGAGAAGGATGGGAAAGAAAAAGAAACTCGATCACCGGATGCGGGTCAGACTCAGAAAGGTTCAGGCTGGAGAGGCGCTCCATGGCCGAGATAAAATGGTCGCTCAGGCCGGTTGACTTCAATGCAAAACGGTCGGCTGCCTGCTCCAGACGGCGCGAAAGCAGGTTGACCAGTGGCAGGGCCAGGAGGCCGACCAGGGCGAAGACCAGCACCAGCAGAGGCAGTCCGGCCACGTCGTCCAAGACTTTAAGGCCAAGAGTCGAACCCAGGGCGCGGAAGATCAGGTCCGCTAAGGCAAAGGCGATAAAGGTCAGCGCAATCTGCACCATGAGGAGCTGAGGCATGTGGCGCAGCCGCTGGTGGCCCAGTTCATGGGCCAGAATGACTTCCACTTCCAAAGAGGCAAAGTCCTTGACCAGGTTGTCTGAAAGAATCACACGCCGCGTCGGGCCCCAGCCCACCAGGGCCGCGTTGACCCGGCGCGTCTTGGACGAAAGCCCCCACTCATATATGCCTCGCACCCTGGCCCCGGTGCGTTCACACAGGGCCGTCAGCCGGGCGGACAGGTCTTCATCGGCCAGCGGCTTGAACTTGAAAAAAAGCGGCAGGATCAGGACCGGCGTAAGCTGAGCCAGGAGCACGAAACACAAGGCAAAGGCCACGCCCGCAGGCAGCCACCACCAGTTCCCGGCCAGGCGCATGAGCAGGTAAAGCAGCTCCACGGCCAGGCCGCCCAGAACCAGGCTCAGGAGGATGCCCTTGACATAGTCCCAGACCCAGGCCGCGCCGGACTGGCGCAGCAGGTCGAAGCGCCGCTCCACGACAAAGCCGGAATAGATGGTCAGAGGCAGGGTGATCAGCTCAAAAATCCCGGCCAGTATCAAAAAGTAGATCAGGACGTGCCAGAAGGGATGTGGCGCAAGACCGACCGCTATATCTCGGAAAAAAAAGGTTAAGCCTGTGACCAGGAGAACAATGAGAAAGGCCAGACCCAGGCCCATTTCCGCATAACTGATCCGCCTCTTGAGCCGGTTATAGACCCTGGCCTCCTCTTCTTGGCTCTGTTGGCTGCCGTTCCTGTTATCTTCCACAGATTTTCTCACCCGCTACCGGCCTTATAGCAGATGACAGGAGAGAGGGCAAGGAGGCTTTAGGGAGAGAAATACTAGGTTTACCGCGGAGATCGCAGAGAGCGCTGAGAAAGGCACACTGCGCAGCAGGAATCCAGGTCCCTTCCATCGAGGCAAACATAGCCTTCCTTTGTCATTCCTGCGAAAGCAGGAATCCAGCTATCAAAAAAAAACCAAAAGAAATATAATTATAGTAACCGCTATCATTTCCTGATGTTAAACAAAAATTCCTTTGCGGCCTCTGCGTGCTCTGCGGTGAGTAATAACCCACCCCCTTAATCCAGCGTCTTCCTCAGCCGACTCACCGCCAGAGTCATGAGTATCAGGCCGATGGCCAGGAGTGCGGCCAACTGGGGCCAGAGCACGTCCAGGCCCACGCCTTTCAGAAAAATGCCTCGAATAATCACCAGGGCGTATCGCAGGGGATCAAGATAGGTTACGAACTGAATGATGCGGGGCATGTTGGCGATGGGGAAGATGAACCCGGAAAGGAGTATCGCCGGGAAGAAGAAGAAAAATGTGGTGAACAGGGCCTGCTGCTGGGTCCGGCTGATGGTGGAGATAAGCAGGCCAATCCCCAGGGTGGAAAGCAGATAGATCACCAGGGAGACGGCCAGCAGGAGCAGGCTGCCTCTCATGGGCACGCCAAACCAGAAGACGCCGACCGTAGTGACCAGGGTGACCTGGATGAAACCGATGAGGCTGAAGGGGATGGTCTTGCCCAGGATGAACTCGAACGGCTTAATGGGCGTGACCATGATCTGCTCCATGGTGCCGATCTCCTTTTCCCGCACCACGGCCATGCTGGTCAGGGTCAGGGTCACCAGCATGATGATCATGGCAATGATCCCGGGCACGTAAAAATTGACCGAAGAGAGGTCCGGGTTATACCAGATGCGGACCCGGGGCTGGAGTATACCGCCCACGCCAGCCGGAAGAATCTGAGCCATGA contains these protein-coding regions:
- a CDS encoding DEAD/DEAH box helicase produces the protein MRFLDRLKKSRDFGRLVVWHEEIPAQSARYARLDRPLPPALNAAFRGMGIAELYAHQARAIDLVRQGRHVVTATPTASGKSLIYNLPVFEAALEDPAAKALYVFPLKALEQDQLKVLDQMSGLATQARFKSAIYDGDTSPHRRKKIRENLPQIVITNPDMLHLSLLAFHDKWAEFWSSLRFVVIDEIHTYRGIFGSHLAQIMRRLHRVLDQYGARPVFILSSATIGNAAQFAEALTGLTCEAVTASGAPSAGKHFVFINPEASAAVTAARIFVRAIQDGLRTIAFTQSRRLTELMHRWALQMAPNYAEKLSSYRAGFLPSERREIEKKLNSGELLGVISTSALELGLDIGALEVCLLVGYPGSIVRTWQRSGRVGRSDRESAVLLLAQPDALDQYFMRHPEDFFKRGFEPAVLDPDNEPVTLAHLACAAAELPLSVNDKYFRPQERPGLMAQACQQGRLLLSADGRFYYSSLRRPHRQVDIRTTGEGYTIISEKSGEVIGGIDSTRVFSECHPGAVYSHRAESWVITRLDLKHRNVFAEKVDVNYYTRPKIEKETEILEVLEVKPVANFLAKLGRLRVHAQVVGYEKRLIRGQELMGTYSLDLPETVFETEGLWVELEDFVLAALDPGQHYMGGIHAIEHAAIGLFPLVALCDRDDMGGIAYTMHPELEKGAVFVYDGHAGGVGLARSGFEILKDLLCQTLDLIRSCECETGCPSCIHSPKCGSGNKPLDKEAAVRVLEVLLGQRPLSAAGNQIEPKMEGEWKMLKPSEPSEPRLVVFDLETRRSAAEVGGWDKGHLMGLAAGVVYDVLEDRYQVYEEGQVKALVDRLLAADLIIGFNQLRFDYQVLSAYTTSDLRSRPNLDLLQEIHQSLGWRVGLDHLGQATLDRAKTADGLQSLEWFKQGRLDLVKEYCQEDVRLTYDLFVFARKKGYLIFEDREGRRLRIPLDLSLDRFLV
- a CDS encoding M48 family metallopeptidase; translated protein: MEDNRNGSQQSQEEEARVYNRLKRRISYAEMGLGLAFLIVLLVTGLTFFFRDIAVGLAPHPFWHVLIYFLILAGIFELITLPLTIYSGFVVERRFDLLRQSGAAWVWDYVKGILLSLVLGGLAVELLYLLMRLAGNWWWLPAGVAFALCFVLLAQLTPVLILPLFFKFKPLADEDLSARLTALCERTGARVRGIYEWGLSSKTRRVNAALVGWGPTRRVILSDNLVKDFASLEVEVILAHELGHQRLRHMPQLLMVQIALTFIAFALADLIFRALGSTLGLKVLDDVAGLPLLVLVFALVGLLALPLVNLLSRRLEQAADRFALKSTGLSDHFISAMERLSSLNLSESDPHPVIEFLFLSHPSPARRIQAARDFLSDEQGRVG
- a CDS encoding ABC transporter permease — its product is MRLSFIRIGQIIVKEFRQALRDPRMRVLLIFPPLLQLILFGYAANLDLKNIPTAIYDEDRSSISRDITTAFSSSGYFKFTARVTNEKELTALIDRGKVKAALHFGPGLAGRVKSGRTAQVQIIVSGTDSNTAAKVQSYALQIIEDYNRTQLEKRMDKNPIMAQILPAGVGGILQPRVRIWYNPDLSSVNFYVPGIIAMIIMLVTLTLTSMAVVREKEIGTMEQIMVTPIKPFEFILGKTIPFSLIGFIQVTLVTTVGVFWFGVPMRGSLLLLAVSLVIYLLSTLGIGLLISTISRTQQQALFTTFFFFFPAILLSGFIFPIANMPRIIQFVTYLDPLRYALVIIRGIFLKGVGLDVLWPQLAALLAIGLILMTLAVSRLRKTLD